The Cytobacillus firmus genome segment TTGATCGAGTAATACCTCACCTGTATCTGCTTCTAATAAACGGCTTACCATAGAAAGAAGTGTTGATTTACCAGCGCCATTCGGTCCAATAAAAGAGGTGATGGTCCCTGGCTCGATTGTGACTGTAACATCCTCTACAACAGGCTTTTTACCAAATTGTTTTGTTAATCCTTTGATTTCAATCATCCTGCTGCCCTGCTTTCCTTAAGTAATAGATAAATAAAGTAAATTCCGCCAACAAAATTAATAATGACACTTAATGTGGTACGCAGTTCAAATATATGCTCCACAAGGAAATTACCGCCGACCAAAGCAATGATACTGATCAAGCTTGCCCCTAAAATATGAATGGAGTGTTTATATGTCACCAGATATTGATAGGAGAGATTGGCCACAATCAGTCCAAAAAAGGTAATGGGACCAACCAGTGCAGTTGATGTAGCGATTAAAACTGATGATAAGATTAAAATTCTCATCACCATACCGTCATAGTTAATGCCAAGATTCATCGCATTTTCACGGCCAAGCGACATCACGTCCAGTTTCCCCATAATAAGGTAGCCATAAAGAAATGCCAGAGCAAGGATGCCAATTGAAATAAATAATAACTCCGCTTTTACATTTGTAAAGGTCGCAAACAGCCGGCTTTGAAGACTTAAATATTCGACTGGATCGATCAATACCTGCAGGAATGTGACAAAGCTCCCCAGGAGTGTTCCTATAATCATCCCTATTAAGAGAAGAAAATAAATGGGATGTTTATCAGCCCTGAACAAAAACCGGTATAAAATCAGGGCAAAAATGACCATGGCTAAAATGGCTGCGCCAAAGTTCAAGTATTTATTTAACACCCACACTGACATCGACCCTGCAAAAAAGTAGATTAATGTCTGTACCACTTGATACATGGAATCAAGGCCCATAACAGAAGGTGTTAAAATGCGGTTATGTGTAATGGTCTGGAACACAACTGTGGAATAAGCAATGGCGATTCCTGTAATAATCATCGCTGTGACCCGGAGCATACGCTTTGGAAAAGCATAATCAAAGCCGCCTTTAATATCATAAAAGCCATATAACAAAATAAACACAATGGCCATCGCTGCTAAAATCATCAATTTTGTACTATTTCGCATATGCTCTCCCCTTAGCAGCATCGTTAAGAAGATAGCACTGCCTATTACTGCCACCGTTACATTAACCGGAATTTCATAAGGATGAATGATGATGCGCCCCAAAATGTCACATATTAATAGGAAGACAATTCCCAGCACCGCTGTATGCGGAATTGTTTTGCGCAGGTTGTCACCTAAATATAAGGAGACAATATTGGGAACGATTAGTCCTAAAAATGGAATAACTCCGACAGTAAGAACCACTGTTGTTGAGATAACCGCAACAAGGACCAGGCCAATATTCAGCACCAGCTTATAGCTTAAGCCAAGATTTCTTGCAAAATCCTCACCCATTCCGGCAACCGTAAATTTATTCGCATATAGATACGCCAGAATAATAGCGGGAATACTGACATATAAAAGCTCATAACGGCCGGCAATAATCAAAGTAAAGCTTCCCATTAGCCAGGAAGATAGATTTTGCAGCAGATCAGCTTCATATCCAAGAAACGTTGTAATTGAAGATAGTATATTTCCATACATAATTCCGATTAACGGAACGAAAATAACATCTTTAAATTTTATACGATCTAAAATCTGCATGAAGAGAAATGTACCTGCCAAAGCAAAGGCAAAGCTAAAAATAACCTGCTGTGTATACGTGACATTCGTAAAAAACAGCATGGAAATTAAAATACCCAGTTTTGCTGCATCCAATGTTCCGGCAGTTGTTGGTGATACAAACTTATTGCGGCTTAGAGACTGCATGATTAAACCGGCAATACTCATTCCTGCCCCCGCTAATATAATCGCCAATAGACGTGGAATGCGGCTGATAAGGAAGATGTGTGTTTCATCTGATTCCCAATTAAGCAGATCCTTAGGCGTTATATCTATGGCTCCGATAAACAGCGAGATAAACGACAGAACAATGGCTGCAATTCCTAACATCCATAATCTCATTAATAACCCTCATAACATGTTTAATTTCTATAAAACTACTTTAAAAGAATGATAATCATTATCATTAAATAACAAAAAAAAGAACCTTTATATGTATAGTACACTATTGAAAATGATTATCAATCTCTAACACATTTAATGTATCACAAAAAATATTAAAAGAAAAGAGGCAGATAGCAAATTTCGGAAATTGTCTCAAATTATTCTCATTTCAGTAAAGCAACTTAAACGAAAAGGAGATCCAAA includes the following:
- a CDS encoding iron chelate uptake ABC transporter family permease subunit is translated as MRNSTKLMILAAMAIVFILLYGFYDIKGGFDYAFPKRMLRVTAMIITGIAIAYSTVVFQTITHNRILTPSVMGLDSMYQVVQTLIYFFAGSMSVWVLNKYLNFGAAILAMVIFALILYRFLFRADKHPIYFLLLIGMIIGTLLGSFVTFLQVLIDPVEYLSLQSRLFATFTNVKAELLFISIGILALAFLYGYLIMGKLDVMSLGRENAMNLGINYDGMVMRILILSSVLIATSTALVGPITFFGLIVANLSYQYLVTYKHSIHILGASLISIIALVGGNFLVEHIFELRTTLSVIINFVGGIYFIYLLLKESRAAG